A stretch of Oreochromis aureus strain Israel breed Guangdong linkage group 11, ZZ_aureus, whole genome shotgun sequence DNA encodes these proteins:
- the cacng7b gene encoding voltage-dependent calcium channel gamma-7 subunit isoform X2, translating to MSTCSSRALTILSTVFGACGLLLVGVAVSTDYWLIMVEGIILQQNQSQEVKMALHSGLWRVCFVAGSENGRCVASEYFTEPDIEITTENTANILKMVRTATPFPMVSLLFVFTAFVISNIGHIRPQRTILAFVSGIFFILSGLSLVVGLVLYISSINDEVMNRPREPEQFFNYHYGWSFAFAASSFLLKEGAGVMSVYLFMKRYAEEEMYRPHPALYRPRLSESSDYSGQFLQPDSSWPPPKRGRSTSEASSDISIQLNQTPPAPSTPVPPPHYHTHVHMSASPC from the exons ATGAGTACGTGTAGCAGCCGTGCGTTGACCATCCTGTCCACAGTGTTCGGCGCCTGCGGACTGTTGCTGGTCGGGGTGGCCGTGTCCACGGACTATTGGCTCATAATGGTGGAGGGAATCATCCTACAGCAGAACCAGAGCCAGGAGGTGAAGATGGCGCTCCATTCAGGCCTCTGGAGAGTTTGCTTTGTGGCTG GATCAGAAAATGGGAGATGTGTTGCGTCAGAGTATTTCACCGAGCCCGATATAGAGAtcaccactgaaaacactgcgAACATCCTGA AGATGGTGCGTACGGCCACGCCCTTCCCGATGGTGTCGCTGCTCTTTGTCTTCACTGCCTTCGTCATCAGTAACATCGGACACATCCGACCTCAGCGCACCATCCTGGCCTTTGTGTCCGGCATCTTCTTCATCCTCTCAG GCCTCAGTCTGGTGGTGGGGCTGGTGCTCTACATCTCCAGTATTAATGACGAGGTGATGAACCGTCCCAGAGAGCCTGAGCAGTTCTTCAATTACCACTACGGCTGGTCCTTTGCCTTCGCTGCCTCTTCCTTCTTACTCAAAGAG GGGGCCGGTGTGATGTCAGTCTATCTGTTCATGAAACGTTATGCAGAAGAAGAGATGTACCGCCCCCACCCTGCGCTCTACCGCCCCCGCTTGTCCGAGAGCAGCGACTATAGCGGCCAGTTCCTCCAACCAGACTCCTCCTGGCCTCCACCAAAACGTGGACGCAGCACCTCTGAGGCCTCCAGCGACATCTCCATCCAGCTTAACCAGACTCCGCCAGCCCCATCAA CACCCGTACCTCCCCCTCATTatcacacacacgtgcacatgAGCGCTTCCCCCTGTTAG
- the cacng7b gene encoding voltage-dependent calcium channel gamma-7 subunit isoform X1, translating into MSTCSSRALTILSTVFGACGLLLVGVAVSTDYWLIMVEGIILQQNQSQEVKMALHSGLWRVCFVAGSENGRCVASEYFTEPDIEITTENTANILKMVRTATPFPMVSLLFVFTAFVISNIGHIRPQRTILAFVSGIFFILSGLSLVVGLVLYISSINDEVMNRPREPEQFFNYHYGWSFAFAASSFLLKEGAGVMSVYLFMKRYAEEEMYRPHPALYRPRLSESSDYSGQFLQPDSSWPPPKRGRSTSEASSDISIQLNQTPPAPSKSNLQAGGPGSPPSGSSSAGSYQMPPQPTGYPSTHTLPRSHSSHPQGQALPMAMPPSPVPPPHYHTHVHMSASPC; encoded by the exons ATGAGTACGTGTAGCAGCCGTGCGTTGACCATCCTGTCCACAGTGTTCGGCGCCTGCGGACTGTTGCTGGTCGGGGTGGCCGTGTCCACGGACTATTGGCTCATAATGGTGGAGGGAATCATCCTACAGCAGAACCAGAGCCAGGAGGTGAAGATGGCGCTCCATTCAGGCCTCTGGAGAGTTTGCTTTGTGGCTG GATCAGAAAATGGGAGATGTGTTGCGTCAGAGTATTTCACCGAGCCCGATATAGAGAtcaccactgaaaacactgcgAACATCCTGA AGATGGTGCGTACGGCCACGCCCTTCCCGATGGTGTCGCTGCTCTTTGTCTTCACTGCCTTCGTCATCAGTAACATCGGACACATCCGACCTCAGCGCACCATCCTGGCCTTTGTGTCCGGCATCTTCTTCATCCTCTCAG GCCTCAGTCTGGTGGTGGGGCTGGTGCTCTACATCTCCAGTATTAATGACGAGGTGATGAACCGTCCCAGAGAGCCTGAGCAGTTCTTCAATTACCACTACGGCTGGTCCTTTGCCTTCGCTGCCTCTTCCTTCTTACTCAAAGAG GGGGCCGGTGTGATGTCAGTCTATCTGTTCATGAAACGTTATGCAGAAGAAGAGATGTACCGCCCCCACCCTGCGCTCTACCGCCCCCGCTTGTCCGAGAGCAGCGACTATAGCGGCCAGTTCCTCCAACCAGACTCCTCCTGGCCTCCACCAAAACGTGGACGCAGCACCTCTGAGGCCTCCAGCGACATCTCCATCCAGCTTAACCAGACTCCGCCAGCCCCATCAAAAAGCAACCTCCAAGCGGGGGGACCAGGCAGCCCACCCTCCGGCTCTTCTTCTGCAGGAAGCTACCAGATGCCCCCACAGCCTACCGGTTATCCCTCCACACACACCCTGCCCAGGTCTCACTCCTCACATCCCCAGGGCCAGGCTCTTCCAATGGCCATGCCTCCATCACCCGTACCTCCCCCTCATTatcacacacacgtgcacatgAGCGCTTCCCCCTGTTAG